Proteins from a single region of Haloterrigena alkaliphila:
- a CDS encoding winged helix-turn-helix transcriptional regulator, which yields MSETRDQIRAQVRANAGIHFNELVRESAFAPGQIQYHVRRLIEADELVREERYGQTHYYPPEYDEWERAALALFRRETAREIVVFLLEHGPSRPAAVADDLDVARSTLEYHLDNLVECDVVAKAYGERNRVTLSLARPDRTAALLSEVSPTVPDRLVDRFTRLVDGVLEDATESR from the coding sequence ATGAGCGAGACTCGAGACCAGATCAGGGCACAGGTTCGGGCGAACGCCGGCATTCACTTCAACGAACTCGTCCGGGAGTCGGCGTTCGCGCCGGGGCAGATCCAGTATCACGTCCGCCGGCTGATCGAGGCTGACGAACTCGTCCGCGAGGAACGCTACGGGCAGACCCACTACTATCCCCCGGAGTACGACGAGTGGGAGCGGGCCGCGCTCGCCCTCTTTCGGCGCGAGACGGCACGCGAAATCGTCGTCTTCCTCCTCGAGCACGGCCCGAGCCGTCCGGCCGCGGTCGCCGACGACCTCGACGTCGCCCGGAGCACGCTCGAGTACCACCTCGACAACTTGGTCGAGTGCGACGTCGTCGCGAAGGCTTACGGCGAGCGCAACCGCGTGACGCTCTCGCTGGCCCGGCCCGATCGGACCGCAGCGCTGCTCTCGGAGGTCTCCCCGACGGTTCCGGACCGACTGGTCGACCGGTTCACCCGCCTCGTCGACGGCGTCCTCGAGGACGCGACCGAGTCGCGGTGA
- a CDS encoding DUF7471 family protein produces the protein MDYTSPLDVPWLDPQLAPVLLAVIVFAAAGTAVLFCCGVVAYSRRRSTRYLLITAVLGLLVVRSVVGLGTVFGLVPMTVHHLVEHGFDFAIAVLVLYAVYRSGPGAGTETNRETASSGPDGD, from the coding sequence ATGGATTACACGAGCCCCCTCGACGTCCCGTGGCTGGACCCGCAACTGGCGCCGGTCCTGCTGGCCGTGATCGTCTTCGCCGCCGCCGGGACGGCCGTCCTCTTTTGCTGTGGAGTCGTCGCGTACTCGCGGCGCCGATCGACGCGCTATCTGCTGATCACGGCCGTCCTCGGACTGCTCGTGGTACGCTCCGTCGTCGGCCTCGGAACCGTGTTCGGACTGGTGCCGATGACGGTCCACCACCTCGTCGAGCACGGGTTCGACTTCGCGATCGCCGTGCTGGTCCTCTACGCGGTCTATCGGAGCGGCCCCGGGGCCGGCACCGAGACGAATCGTGAAACCGCGTCGTCCGGACCCGATGGGGACTAG